The proteins below come from a single Triticum aestivum cultivar Chinese Spring chromosome 5D, IWGSC CS RefSeq v2.1, whole genome shotgun sequence genomic window:
- the LOC123119487 gene encoding F-box/LRR-repeat protein 17 isoform X1 has translation MASSGALSVVPAPDAAAAPAQPAVAKKRGSYNCGRCGLPKKGHVCSIPGPPAAGAGAAAAPEHKPRRALHFDEAAAAGALEVTPVAVAYPAPHRPPEKKARVDVVDVDDSEPESGAVGRQGLVAVGSGVRVPGEVVIEVLRRLAPRAVAASAAVSRGWRDCARRVWRGAEELRLRAAGVSTIGTLLPRCPALSRLVVRMESDVDATMLACLAFSCPNMQSLEISMADSAVNRMTGDELTRFISEKKSLTVLKVDCCSGLGFLNINSTSLSTLWLSDLSSLTKSVINCPNLSELSLIFSQQDNDSTDLISMMDSLGRTCSNLRKLHISSIHLCNEAVFALGSANLRGLCMLSLLLGKKITDAAVASIVRSFTSLELLDLSGSCITDNGLGMVSKAFPDTLTRLLLAMCPNITSYGVQVATAQLPLLQLMDCGKSLCANVPPEAPRSYFGDLTGGIRFCSKLQITRKQQPTYQKLIIKHANLKKLSLWGCSGIDALCVNCPELNDLNLNSCINLNPERLLLQCPSLKDVHVTGCHDMLIGAIRNQVLNEFAAAEPRMPCKRLADGSKRVQVPQFMLEQQFEDEKWCGESRRSQCAVHV, from the exons ATGGCCAGCTCCGGCGCCTTGTCCGTCGTCCCCGCgcctgacgccgccgccgcccccgcgcagCCGGCGGTCGCCAAGAAGCGGGGCAGCTACAACTGCGGCCGCTGCGGGCTCCCCAAGAAGGGCCACGTGTGCTCCATCCCCGGCCCCCCTGCCGCCGGGGCCGGGGCCGCGGCGGCCCCGGAGCACAAGCCGAGGCGCGCGCTCCACttcgacgaggcggcggcggcgggcgcgctggAGGTGACGCCGGTGGCGGTGGCGTATCCGGCGCCGCACCGCCCCCCGGAGAAGAAGGCGAGGGTGGATGTGGTGGACGTGGATGATTCGGAGCCGGAGTCGGGTGCTGTCGGGAGGCAGGGGTTGGTGGCGGTCGGCTCCGGGGTGCGGGTGCCGGGGGAGGTGGTCATTGAGGTGCTCCGGCGGCTTGCCCCGAGGGCAGTCGCGGCGTCCGCGGCCGTCAGCCGCGGGTGGCGTGACTGCGCGAGGCGGGTCTGGCGGGGGGCCGAGGAGCTCCGCCTCCGCGCTGCCGGCGTTAGCACCATCGGGACGCTGCTGCCGCGGTGCCCCGCGCTGTCCAGGCTCGTGGTCCGCATGGAAAG TGATGTTGATGCCACAATGCTTGCATGCCTTGCATTTTCCTGCCCAAACATGCAATCTCTGGAGATAAGCATGGCTGATAGTGCAGTCAACCGGATGACTGG GGATGAGCTTACTAGATTTATTTCGGAGAAGAAGTCTCTCACAGTTCTTAAAGTAGATTGCTGTAGTGGTCTTGGTTTTCTTAATATAAACTCTACAAGCCTTTCAACCCTTTGGCTATCAGATCTTTCCTCCCTTACAAAATCT GTCATAAACTGTCCAAATTTGAGTGAACTCTCGCTGATTTTTTCCCAACAAGATAATGATTCTACTGACCTGATTAGTATGATGGATAGTCTGGGCCGCACCtgctcaaatttgagaaaattgcACATCTCCTCAATTCACTTGTGCAATGAAGCTGTGTTTGCTCTTGGGAGTGCTAATCTCAG GGGTTTGTGCATGCTGTCCTTGCTTCTAGGTAAAAAAATAACAGATGCAGCTGTTGCATCTATTGTTCGTTCTTTTACAAGCTTGGAGTTGCTTGATTTAAGCGG ATCTTGTATCACTGATAATGGGCTTGGGATGGTCAGCAAGGCATTCCCTGATACCCTAACTAGACTGCTCCTTGCGATGTGCCCAAATATCACCTCAT ATGGGGTCCAGGTGGCCACAGCGCAGTTGCCACTTCTTCAGCTCATGGACTGTGGCAAGAGCTTATGTGCCAATGTGCCGCCTGAAGCACCCCGATCATACTTTGGTGATCTCACTGGAGGGATTAGGTTTTGCTCGAAACTACAAATCACAAGGAAGCAGCAACCAACTTACCAAAAGTTGATTATAAAGCATGCTAATCTGAAGAAACTCAGTCTTTGGGGCTGTTCTGGAATAGAT GCCCTATGTGTAAATTGCCCAGAGCTGAATGATCTGAACCTCAACTCCTGCATAAATCTGAATCCAG AACGGTTGCTTCTTCAGTGTCCAAGCTTGAAAGATGTTCATGTCACTGGATGCCATGATATGTTAATCGGAGCAATCAGAAACCAG
- the LOC123119487 gene encoding F-box/LRR-repeat protein 17 isoform X2, with product MASSGALSVVPAPDAAAAPAQPAVAKKRGSYNCGRCGLPKKGHVCSIPGPPAAGAGAAAAPEHKPRRALHFDEAAAAGALEVTPVAVAYPAPHRPPEKKARVDVVDVDDSEPESGAVGRQGLVAVGSGVRVPGEVVIEVLRRLAPRAVAASAAVSRGWRDCARRVWRGAEELRLRAAGVSTIGTLLPRCPALSRLVVRMESDVDATMLACLAFSCPNMQSLEISMADSAVNRMTGDELTRFISEKKSLTVLKVDCCSGLGFLNINSTSLSTLWLSDLSSLTKSVINCPNLSELSLIFSQQDNDSTDLISMMDSLGRTCSNLRKLHISSIHLCNEAVFALGSANLRGLCMLSLLLGKKITDAAVASIVRSFTSLELLDLSGSCITDNGLGMVSKAFPDTLTRLLLAMCPNITSYGVQVATAQLPLLQLMDCGKSLCANVPPEAPRSYFGDLTGGIRFCSKLQITRKQQPTYQKLIIKHANLKKLSLWGCSGIDALCVNCPELNDLNLNSCINLNPERLLLQCPSLKDVHVTGCHDMLIGAIRNQVLNEFAAAEPRMPCKRLADGSKRVQVPQFMLEQFEDEKWCGESRRSQCAVHV from the exons ATGGCCAGCTCCGGCGCCTTGTCCGTCGTCCCCGCgcctgacgccgccgccgcccccgcgcagCCGGCGGTCGCCAAGAAGCGGGGCAGCTACAACTGCGGCCGCTGCGGGCTCCCCAAGAAGGGCCACGTGTGCTCCATCCCCGGCCCCCCTGCCGCCGGGGCCGGGGCCGCGGCGGCCCCGGAGCACAAGCCGAGGCGCGCGCTCCACttcgacgaggcggcggcggcgggcgcgctggAGGTGACGCCGGTGGCGGTGGCGTATCCGGCGCCGCACCGCCCCCCGGAGAAGAAGGCGAGGGTGGATGTGGTGGACGTGGATGATTCGGAGCCGGAGTCGGGTGCTGTCGGGAGGCAGGGGTTGGTGGCGGTCGGCTCCGGGGTGCGGGTGCCGGGGGAGGTGGTCATTGAGGTGCTCCGGCGGCTTGCCCCGAGGGCAGTCGCGGCGTCCGCGGCCGTCAGCCGCGGGTGGCGTGACTGCGCGAGGCGGGTCTGGCGGGGGGCCGAGGAGCTCCGCCTCCGCGCTGCCGGCGTTAGCACCATCGGGACGCTGCTGCCGCGGTGCCCCGCGCTGTCCAGGCTCGTGGTCCGCATGGAAAG TGATGTTGATGCCACAATGCTTGCATGCCTTGCATTTTCCTGCCCAAACATGCAATCTCTGGAGATAAGCATGGCTGATAGTGCAGTCAACCGGATGACTGG GGATGAGCTTACTAGATTTATTTCGGAGAAGAAGTCTCTCACAGTTCTTAAAGTAGATTGCTGTAGTGGTCTTGGTTTTCTTAATATAAACTCTACAAGCCTTTCAACCCTTTGGCTATCAGATCTTTCCTCCCTTACAAAATCT GTCATAAACTGTCCAAATTTGAGTGAACTCTCGCTGATTTTTTCCCAACAAGATAATGATTCTACTGACCTGATTAGTATGATGGATAGTCTGGGCCGCACCtgctcaaatttgagaaaattgcACATCTCCTCAATTCACTTGTGCAATGAAGCTGTGTTTGCTCTTGGGAGTGCTAATCTCAG GGGTTTGTGCATGCTGTCCTTGCTTCTAGGTAAAAAAATAACAGATGCAGCTGTTGCATCTATTGTTCGTTCTTTTACAAGCTTGGAGTTGCTTGATTTAAGCGG ATCTTGTATCACTGATAATGGGCTTGGGATGGTCAGCAAGGCATTCCCTGATACCCTAACTAGACTGCTCCTTGCGATGTGCCCAAATATCACCTCAT ATGGGGTCCAGGTGGCCACAGCGCAGTTGCCACTTCTTCAGCTCATGGACTGTGGCAAGAGCTTATGTGCCAATGTGCCGCCTGAAGCACCCCGATCATACTTTGGTGATCTCACTGGAGGGATTAGGTTTTGCTCGAAACTACAAATCACAAGGAAGCAGCAACCAACTTACCAAAAGTTGATTATAAAGCATGCTAATCTGAAGAAACTCAGTCTTTGGGGCTGTTCTGGAATAGAT GCCCTATGTGTAAATTGCCCAGAGCTGAATGATCTGAACCTCAACTCCTGCATAAATCTGAATCCAG AACGGTTGCTTCTTCAGTGTCCAAGCTTGAAAGATGTTCATGTCACTGGATGCCATGATATGTTAATCGGAGCAATCAGAAACCAG